A window of Fusarium verticillioides 7600 chromosome 7, whole genome shotgun sequence genomic DNA:
CACCACGACGATTTTTATAGGAATAATCTAGAGTCCGCATTCATGAACGGCCTCAAGGGGAAAGTCCTGAAGCAGGGGAATTGAAGGACTCGTTAGAACTTGCTAAATCAACTTGAAATATTTCTGTCACTCAAGATTGACATCTTCTCACCTCCTACAAAGAGGTTTCAAATAACTTGTAAGACGGTAACCTTCAGACAGATTGTTACAGGTATCATCGTGCGCATTCAGTGGCTTGCATAAATATGAATAGACGGCCTGCCAAAAGCTCAGTTGTTCGCATGGTTTGTCAAGCTCGGAGACTCGGCTGCATTCTGAGGCTGTAGATGGTGATCTGATGTAGATATATCACCGAATCAAAGACGCTTTGGGCCCAGCCAGCCAAATAAGATGAATTTCCAACACATGCAAGTAAAATAAAATACAACAACAAAGGGTCTTCTCCGCATGCTCTTTTCAGATGGCATGTCCGTTCCCCGTGGGGGTTTGTCCCCTTGTAAAGTTGGTTGGCGAGTCGTGAGCATTTACCTCGGACGCCATATTTGGCAATGCTCGACCTCCGATTGGACAGCGCATAGAAGCCTCGGCATcctccatcatgacatcaACGCATGCGCTAGAGTTTAGTTAATTAGTAGCAGAAGCAATTGTAGTTTGCTGCGGCTCTTTCACATGTAAAATGTCTATAGCGAGGCGTATGCATGCACATGACCTTTGTCTCTCTCTACCATGACCGCATCGAGTAATGCCGTGAATGAGACGACTCATGACCTGAAGCGTCAAGTCTTCCCCAGAAAAAAAGATGATAACTACTAAGAATATGGGGGTGGAGCTGAAGCACCAACATGTGATTGCAATGCTACCTATGCTTTTGCCGAAGCATGTTTTAAAAAAGGTTCCATGAAAGGCTTATGATcccttcctcctccttctttttctcccaTATTGTCGTGttggccttttctttttgactCTGTGATATATACCCCTTGACAGTTTTGACTattttctccatctcatctcatcgccaatccaaagtcaacatgTCCAAAGTCTTTACCACAAGCGACGTTGCGTCGCATAAGAAGCCCGACGACCTGTACATCATcgtcgatggcgatgtttACGATGTGACAAAATTCCAAGACGACCACCCAGGTAGGCCAATCACAATGCAGTCCTCGAAACTCACATCTGACGCGTAATAACTAGGTGGTAAGAAGATTCTCCAGCGCGTCGGCGGCAAGGACGCTTCCAAGCAATTCTGGAAGTACCACAACGAGGGCATCCTCAAGAAGTACAAAAAGCAACTTCAGGTCGGATCCCTTGACTCCAAGCCCGCGGCCCCCGAGCCTAAGCCTGAGGCCAATGCTGCTCCGGTGCCCGCGGTCCCTACACCCAAGGCCGTCAAGACCACACAGAAGGAGGTTTCTgccaaggaggaagacgccGAGGCTCTTGAGCCCTTCGGTGACCAGATCCCCTTTGCTGACCCTGCCTGGTACCAAAGCGTAGGTTTACCCCCGTTACCTTCCGTCAGCTCCTTGCTTACACGTTTTAGTACCATTCACCATACTTCAACGAATCTCATGCTGCTCTCCGCGCCGAGATCCGCGAATGGGTGGAGAAGGACATCGAGCCTTATGTCACCGACTGGGACGAGGCCAAGGAAGTCCCCGAGGAGATCTATAAGGAGATGGGTCGCCGCGGTTATCTCGCTGGTCTGCTCGGTGTCAAGTACCCAACACAATATGTTCCTCAAGGTATCAAGTCTGTCCCTCCTGAGCAGTGGGATCTCTTCCACGAGATGATCATCACCGATGAGCTGTCCCGCACTGGCTCTGGTGGTTTCGTCTGGAACATCATTGGTGGTTTCGGTATTGGCTGCCCTCCTCTTATGAAATTCGGTaagaaggagctcaaggaccGTATCATGCCTGGTATTCTCAGTGGTGAGAAGCGTATCTGCTTGGCCATCACCGAGCCTGATGCTGGTAGTGATGTCGCCAACCTGACCTGCGAGGCTAAGCTGAGCGAGGATGGCAAGCACTACATCGTCAACggtgagaagaagtggattACCAACGGTATCTGGGCCGACTACTTCACCGTCGCTGTGCGAACTGGAGAGGCTGGTATGAACGGTGTCTCTCTGCTACTCATTGAGCGTGGCGAGGGTGTTTCCACTCGACGCATGCCTTGCCAAGGTGTTCTGTCTTCAGGAACAACATACATCACCTTCGAAGATGTCAAGGTTCCCGTTGAGAACTTGCTCGGCAAGCAGAACCAGGgtttcaaggtcatcatgACCAACTTCAATCACGAGCGTATGGGTATTATCATCCAGTCCCTCAGATTCTCTCGTGTCTGTTACGAGGAGTCCGTCAAGTACGGTAGCAAGCGACGCACATtcggcaagaagctcattgaCCACCCTGTTATCCGCATGAAGCTCGCTCACATGGCTCGTCAAATCGAAGCCTCATACAACTGGCTCGAGAATCTCATCTACCAGTGCGAGCGCATGGGTGAGACAGAGGCTATGCTTCGACTCGGCGGTCCTATTGCTGGTCTCAAGGCACAGTCTACCCTCACATTTGAGTTCTGTGCCCGAGAAGCTAGTCAGATTTTTGGTGGTCTGAGTTACTCTCGAGGAGGCCAGGGTGCCAAGGTCGAGCGACTGTACCGTGATGTGCGAGCATATGCCATCCCCGGTGGCAGTGAAGAGATTATGCTTGATCTTAGCATGAGGCAGAGTCTGAGAGTTGCAAAGGCCGTGGGTATGAAGCTGTAAAAGCCGGAGTTGAGATCAtttgtatatatatatatatatattgCACCACCTTGGAGTTACTTATTTGGCTATGGCCTTGGTCTAGATGTCAGGCCGAGTAGAGCGAAGAATGAATACCAGTTTTACAGATTCCATGATGAATTATGAGCGAATGGCTTGCCTGAATTGGGAATTTCTCCAGCGGTTATTGGTCGTGCTATTGTTTTCATGTGATTGAGAGATCGTGATAGGTAGTGTGCCTAGCATCGAGTAACGTGGAGTAACGCTACCTTTCTTGACCTGGAATGCGAAATGATAGATGGACAATGATAATTTAAGCTTCGGAGGTACATATTCCCTCAAAAGACACGCAGAAATCGATTGTCTTTTCCCAATTGAAGAACTCAACCCCAGACTGCAGTACAAGGTATACCTCGCTTGTTAAATCGTTAGAGCTGGCCCCTGCTTAGAGCTCGAGGTATCATGCGTGCTCATCGAAACTCTGTTGATTTTTACCTCTCGTGTCATTTTCATCGCCACGAAAGCCTCGGAATCTCCCACCGAGAGTCGCTCAACTCCAAGCAAACACTTGGCTAATTCCAGAATATAATGGACTAGATCAATTTAGCAAAAGctcattctcatccatcaAACGATAAAAACCGGGCTGCCCCGCCTACACGTGACCAAAAACTGCAGGGCCTTCTGCCGTAATGAGGCACACACCATCGtcaccttcaccttcaaacTCCAAGACTGAGCCTACTTTCTACTCTATTTCTTCcctccaccaagaacccAACCACACCTTTAAACACCCCACGACAGCAAAGAAAGCTCTCCACACGACATCGACCTCGCGTTTTCAACTAACTGAAGCACTTTCATCCCTGAGTCTTGTCTCTCAGGTAGTTCGCGCACCGATTTTCTTCCGACCTCTCCACACAAACCAACAACGCCTTGCAGCTCCTCACCTGCTGCCCCCCTCTCGCACCCCGATCCCACGAGAGGCCGACCTCTGTGCTGTTTTGCATATAATACCTCGCCCTTTTACTTTCTTTCGATCCGTAGACGGATCCTATACACGCAATGGCGGATCAGCTAGCAGACAAGCTGAAATCCACCCAACTCAGGTCCGCTGCGCCGCCCTAGCGGCCCTTGTGAGCTTGGACTAACTCGAGCAGTGACGGTGCTCCCGCCGCGAGTGAcgagtggaagaagaacctGAACCTCCCCGCGAAGGATAACCGACAACAAACAGAGGTACATGTCGCAATCATGATTTTCTCGGCGCACCCCTAGAGGCTGACCTTTGGCCCCAGGATGTTACAAACACAAAGGGCCTCGAGTTCGAGAACTTTGCCCTCAAGCGAGATCTACTTATGGGAATTTTTGAAGCAGGATTTGAGAAGCCTTCACCAATTCAAGAGGAAGCTATACCCGTCGCATTAACTGGCCGAGATATTCTTGCACGAGCAAAGAACGGCACTGGCAAGACAGCTGCCTTTGTCATCCCTACCTTGGAACGCATCAACCCCAAGGTATCCAAGATTCAATGTCTTATCCTTGTCCCCACACGTGAGCTTGCCATGCAGACCTCACAAGTCTGCAAGACCCTCGGCAAGCACCTCGGCATTAATGTTATGGTTACGACTGGTGGTACCGGTCTTCGAGATGACATTATTCGTCTGCAGGATCCTGTCCATATTGTGGTTGGTACCCCAGGCCGaattcttgatctcgctgGCAAGAATGTTGCCGACCTTAGCGAATGCCCCATGTTCATTATGGATGAAGCCGATAAGCTTCTATCGATTGAGTTTACTCCTGTTATCGAGCAGCTCTTGCAATTTCACCCCAAGGACCGACAAGTCATGCTTTTCTCAGCCACGTTCCCTCTCTCCGTCAAGGACTTTTCCGATAAGAACATGGTCAGCCCCTATGAGATCAACCTGATGGACGAGCTCACTCTGAGGGGTATCACTCAATACTACGcctttgttgaagagaagcagaaggtCCACTGTTTAAacaccctcttctccaagctccAAATCAACCAGTCGATTATCTTCTGTAATTCCACTAACCGAGTCGAACTTCTGGCTAAGAAGATTACCGAACTTGGATACTCCTGCTTCTACAGTCATGCTAAGATGCAGCAACATGCACGAAACCGTGTTTTCCACGACTTCCGCAACGGTGTGTGCCGAAACTTGGTCTGTTCCGATCTCCTCACCCGTGGTATCGACATCCAGGCTGTCAACGTTGTCATCAACTTTGATTTCCCCAAGAATGCCGAGACCTATCTCCATCGCATTGGTCGATCTGGTCGTTATGGCCACCTTGGTCTGGCTATCAACCTGATCAACTGGGACGACCGCTTCAACCTCTACAACATTGAGCGGGATCTTGGCACCGAGATCCAGCCCATCCCCGCCAGCATCGACAAAAGTCTCTATGTCTACGAGAACCCTGAGTCGATCCCCCGacccatctccaacatgcAAAGGGGACAACTACCTGCTGCACAGGGTCAGCAGCAGCCCCAaactcaacaacctcagcaataccaacagcctcagcagatGCAGCAGGCTGGTCTGCCTCAACAAGGCCAGGGTAATTGGCAGAGCCAAAACCCTCAGCACGGCAACCCGCACTATAGCAACGGCGGGCGCGGTCGTGGACGAGGCCGCGGGTATCGTGGCCGTGGTGGCCAAGGCGCAGGCGGTCGAGGTCGCGGCCCGCCCCGCGATGCCCAATCCTAATATCATATATACTCATGCATGGCGTTAGGTGGGGAGACAGGGGTTTAAGGATGGCTTTAAGAtgattttcttttttgtaCTGGGTTGTGATTTCAATGTTGGATTGTACATTATTCGCATATTTTTCCGCGAATGGATGGGACGGCGAACGGCCTGCACTGCCGATGGATTACGACTCCTTCGACACTTTCACAAAGGGTTTCTATGCAAAAACCCAACACATTAGCGAGCCCCGACTCATTTGGCTCACGCATTCTTGGCATGGAGGCCCTGCTGGCTTCCTTTTTGCACGGATCTGTCAGTcgtatcatcaccatcggcTTTGGCATTCTGTTTGATTTGGTTCATGATATCTACGGATGATGAAAAAGAGCGAGAAATGGAACTTCCAAGGAAAAGGTGTTCTTTGGGCATCGACCACGGTAGACATACCCGCTTTGGGGCTGGGCACAGTCAAATTGTGCGGGgagaaaggaaaggaagggGTGTTTCTGAGGTTCGAGGCGTTCGAGGCTCTTCACGCGGATGGCGTTGCCCTCGGTTTGTATTTGAGGGCTGCAATTTCTGTAGCTGACTTGCAATTTGAACGGCACCTCGGCGGAGCGAGCGCACGGGGGATATGATACCCTTACGACAAATCTACGTTGGATGAGCGGATCTCATGAGTTGAGGCAAACTCTGCTAGACGTATTGGTGGATTCGAAAGGGCTCTATGAGGCCCACGGGTAACATCATTACATTGATCTTgctctctctccctctcctaTCACGGACAAGATGCAGTCTTTGCTCGAACACGGCTTCTCGCGACAAGACTGAGGGTTGAGACAGTGAAATGACTGCTATTGAGCAGCACCAATGAAAACTATGAAAGTagaaaaacaagaaaaaacAACTTTTGGGAGGGGAAACTGAATGGGCTGTATGACTTTCGTACTGGCTCGGCGCGTGCCGCTGTATGGACGGATTTTGCGTTCTGCAACGACGCGGCTGGGGCTGGTGAGGCAGATAGTTTATTTGAGTAAAATCGTGGGATTTCCCACTTTCCTCTCATACAGATGACTCTTGAGTTGTGTGATAACTTGTGATAGGGAACTTATTGAGAGAATTAGGGTGCTCGATCATAGGGGCAGAAATGATTCAGAAGTTGGTCGATTTCAACAGATCAGAAACCATCAGTACGCCAAGCCCCTATTTAAGGTTCACATTAAGTTTGAGCGGACATCTGGATATAGTAATTGGGGTTGTTGAAAGAGTCAAGTTAGGAAGTTGTCGTGAAACGTGCATCTGGAAGAGGATCATGAAGCAAGAAACGAATGAGTCAGCACTGGAATGCGATCTGACAAAAACCAAGGACAGGGTCTATAGGGCTTTCACGTATCTAATCAGCAAAGGTGCGTTAGTTAGCACCAGACTACGCATGTTCCTGAAAATCACAGCCCTCCTTTTTATTTCGAgagagaaggccaagagagTTGAGTTAGCTGTGCTTGAAGGAATTCATGAAGGATTGCGTAGGCAGTGGATCCTTTACATCTGTCACGGTTGCTCGCATTCTTCGCCAACCCCGAGAAGGGCCGTGCTCTGTGAGTGGCTTGGCAGGGGTAGGGAGACAAATGTcattgaagaggaagaggcagccaagagTATAAGAGATGTTGTGGAGAATGAAGAGCTTGTTTAGATATTGGGTTTGATATGTTGtaagatgatgagcttggctttctcGTGACGAGTCTGatactgaagatgagaatcAGTTGTGAGTGTAGCATGATAACCTAAGTCATATAATGTATAACGAAGCTCTCCATGTGTTACAGCAAACGCACATGCCCGTGATACGAGCTTTGAGTGACAGCTTAGGTTATTCACACATTCTTTAGAGCAAGACTCCTTCACAGCCACCATAACCCTAATGAACATTTACAAGACCCAAGATCACGGTATTGCTCTCACATAAACATATCGGATGTTATACAAGTAAAGCCGCGGGATTATCGCAGTATGGACGGATGTTGGATGGTAGATCAGCCGCATAAACACCGCTGGTGTCAGAAGGGTTGCAGCCATGACGGAATGTGCTAGCTAGCGGTCAAGACAAAAAACAAGGGACAGGAACAAATGTCTTGGGACTTGGAACATGAGAGAATGGCGCCGATCTTGCAAATCGACATATCAGCCGAAACGACGATCAGTTGCCATTAGTTGAATGGTGTGTTTAGTTTGAagaaacaccaccaacaaaAATATGTTGCCACATACAAATCATTCTCACTATTTCATgttcaagttgagatgaggagTAAATACTGGTAGATTAGTCCTTAGGTAGCTTGGTTTTCATATCCACGACAACGAGATTGAAAGAGATGGGGGAGACCAGGAGAGTGGATCTTGATCCCCCGTGGCTGTGTTAACGGTGCCTGGggtgattgatgttgacgggATCCAATCCAGGCTGCAGATGACTTACAAGGTTCTTTAATAGCCAGTAACAAGCACTCAAAGCCTTTAAAGCATCCGAACAATATTGAAATCGGATCAGCTGATTCAACATCAAGTTACTGAACCTGTTTTCTACAGAACAGAGGAAGAGTCAACGCTTGAAGACCACAAgtttcatgttgaagagacATGAGTCGAGATATAACTCGTTACCCACTGTTCGACTTCTGAGGCAAACTTAGAATGAGACGGGCACTGATTGATGCTTCATGACAAGGATGACATTGAATAGGGAGATCGTATTGAATCATGGAGAAAGCCTGGGCTATAATGCTGTACGGAGTTCCGTACTGCACTGTAAAGTTGGCTGCTCTCTCATGTTAGCAACCCCTTGGCGAGATAAGGAGGATGATTATGGCCACAGATCGTCAAATCTGACAACACCACAACCGACCGGCACTTCTAATGGCATCTTAAATTGTGTCAATGGGGTGTATCTTTTCTCTGACCCGTACCGTACCTCTCAAAATACAAGAGCTAGACGCCAATATTGCAAGCCACCGATAAATAGTAGCAGCGGCATCAGACGGACGGGAGACGGGTTTCCAGGGCTGTCTGCCAAGcctcaagccaagcccatcTGGCGTGGGACCTATGCCACGCAAACCCTCTCCTTTCAGCGGTCCACACAGCCCAGTCGCCTTGCTTCAGTGGGTGGAGTGCACTGAAAGATAGCCCTGAATACGTTGTGCCCAGTAAAACAGAGCCTGAGGTGTCACGCCGTCCACCAATCCTCACATCCCATATCAGCCGGGATCCCGGGTGCGTCCCCCCTCCCCATCCTTTATCCCATTGGGTAAGGTACCATCTCCTTCCCCCTTCTTCCTTACAGGACACACAGAGAGACGCCTCATTTCCAGTTTTAGGTacaggccaggccaggcagGAAGGAGCTGCTGCAACTACTGAAAGAACAAGCCCAGGCCCCCGTCAATTTTTCCCACCCGGATTTCTCCCAgcctcaccaccaccaccatcaaccaacacTAGGTACACTACACCATCCATCCTCCGTCTCtcttctccgtctccgtcgcccacctcacctcacctcacacCCAGAATTCGATCTAATTCGACAGCACATTAATTGGGAATTCGATACACGAAATCGCTTCCCATCGCAATCATCTTCATACAACTCCCGTAGCCCTTTTAATCTACAGCTTCAACTTCGCCTGGGCTTTCGCTCTCCCCCCTCGACTTTTCACCCCAGCGTGGTGTCCCTGCCCTGCCCATTGGTCGACCCGCCAAGCATCCCCCCGTGCGCCCAGCCCGCAAGGCCCTCGAACCAATTTCCCTCTCTCTCGTCTCTACCGCCCATTGTCCACCAGCAACGTTAATACTCATCCCAGAGTTAGTGAGAGCGAGCCACTGCGACAGGAAGCCAAGTGATTGCAGAGCCCGACGACGTCTCGACGATATTATCACATCCACAACCCCCGATTTAGGCTCGAAATAGCGTCACTTCACCTAGTAGCATCTACCGCGTCAGCactcgctggtcttggcctccAGCGAGCTCTTCACATTCCCGCTCGACATGCCATCGTTTCTCTCCGATCAGGACAATTCCACAATCTTTAGCAATAACCCCgatatcctcaaccttgatcccACGAACCAGTTCGGCTTCGTAAACAAGGAGAGGGTGAATGGGGGTTCTATCCGCCACGCCCGATCCGATATGATCAATGAGAGCTTTGACGAGAGCTCAATTTCCTCTACGCACGCGTCCGACGTCTCCGACTCAACACCGGCGCCTATGAATGGCAACAGTAACAGCACGCGGCCCACGAGCATGAGCTCTAATTCCAACGGCATGTCCGCCACGGCTACTCACACCCAACAAGACGATGTAAATGGAGTCGGCAAGTTTGGGCAGCAGCCCATGCCTAATGGCACAGCGAACCTAGTCGACCGCACACGCCAACACTCATCCGATACCAATGGCATCAATTCCAACACAGCCTCTACCAAtaatcatcaacaaaacaacatACTATCAAAGCCCTTACCTTCGGAACCCCAAACGACAGAGGGGACCTCTGAGAAACCCCCAAGCAGGAGCTTTGATGGAAACCACACACTCTCACTTTCTCCATTCCCTGTAGAGCCGCGCGGTTCTCAGTCACAAACTGCTCTCTCGGCGAATAATAATACGAACACCGACGCAGCGCAGGCACTGCACCCTCGCACAAATGGTGCTCATCGAttgtcatcaccaccaatcTATAACCCGTCAAGCgcagcagcctcatccaCAGGACACTTACAAGCACCCCCTGGTCTCAAGCAACGACATACCCTCGATGTACCAAAATACGTGCCTGGGCGCGGTTCAAAAGACGGAATGGATACAGCTCAAGCTAGTGGTCGCTTCTCCCCTACTAatgctggaagctcaagtgGCCGACGACCCTCGTTGAGTATGGGTAGAAGGCCAACTCGATCAATGCAGTCAGATGGACCACGGGATGAGATTGTACCAGATGAGGATGCTCTTCGTTGGGCAGAGGCATTGCGACAAAAGAGAGCTagcaagaggaggagaaaggaggaggaggatgacgatcGTGTTCTTGTTGGTACCAAGGTTGACGAGAATCACGCCAACTGGGAGACGGCCTACAACATGCTTACAGGTATTCGTGTTTCGGTTTCGAGGACGAATGCCAAGCTCGACCGAGAGTTGACAGATGCCGATTTTGAGACTAAGCAGAAGTCGACATTTGACATCGCCGGTAACGAGCTGGTGCCGTCTGCCAAGTATGatttcaagttcaaggactACGCTCCTTGGGTTTTTCGTCGCCTCCGAGCTCTCTTCCGCCTGGACCCTGCCGATTATCTGATGTCGCTCACGGGCAAGTATATTCTTTCTGAGCTGGGATCTCCTGGCAAGAGCGGAAGTTTCTTTTACTTCTCACGGGATTACAAGtacatcatcaagaccattcACCATGCTGAGCATAAGTTTCTTCGCAAGATCCTTAAAGAATACTACCAGCATGTTAAAGACAACCCAAACATGCTTCTCTCACAGTTTTACGGCCTCCATCGAGTCAAGATGCCATATGGAAAAAAGATTCACTTTGTTGTGATGAACAACCTCTTTCCCCCACACCGAGATATTCACACCACTTTCGATCTGAAGGGCTCTACTATTGGTCGAGACTACAGGGAAGAGGATTTGGAGAAAAATCCCAGGGCGACCTTGAAGGATCTCAACTGGCTGAGGCGACAGCGGAGCCTCGAGTTGGGCATTCAGAAGAAGCGCATGTTCCTTGAGCAACTACAACGGGATGTTGCTCTCCTGAAGAGACTTAAGATCATGGACTACTCACTACTGGTTGGCATACATGATGTCTCTCGAgggaatgaagagaacctTCGTGACAAGACACTACAAGTGTTCAACCCTGGTGGTGAGAAGTCTCCCGACGACGAGCCCAACTCGGTCCTCCTTCGCACACCATCCAAATTAGAAAACCAACGTAAGGCTAGGGAACTGAGACAGATGATTCGCCAGGAGCGACCAGTACCCATGGGCCAGTCAGCTAACAAGATGCCTGATGAGTTacaagaaggccaacatCGACCTGGATGGGTATTTGGACAGGATGACGGTGGTTTTAGGGCGACCCATGAAGATAACACTCCAGGGGATGAAATTTACTATCTCGGAGTCATCGACTGCCTCACTCATGTAAGTATTGCACCAATGCTGAACCCGACGACAACTGACATGATTTAGTATGGAATCGTCAAAAAGATCGAGCACTTCTGGAAGGGCTTATCCAGTGACAAGACCCAAATCTCAGCACTACCACCTGACCAGTATGGTGACCGGTTCTACCATTTCATCGAAGGTGTCACCATGTCCACCGAAGAGGCTCACAGGGAAGCCGAAAGGAGACACCAGGAAATGATTGAATCTCAACGTTCAGAAAACAGGGTGTCAAGCTGGAATTCTCGCCGGAGGTCTTCTCAGGCCGTTCCACCGATGCCAACCCATGtgccacctccaccacctgGCCCACGATCTCCGGAAGCTCAGGAAACACTCGAACGGGCTAACAAGGAGGCCGAGCGCTCTGAGAGGCATGGACATACCGAGAACCAGGTTCCAGACCGAGTCTTGACTACCGGCACTTCTAGGGACAACCGCGATTCTTTGCAGCATGAGCCTATCTTGCCGGTGGTGCAGGAGGTCGGTGAAAATGGCCGCGACGACACCGAGGCCAAGCCTCCGAAAACCTCTCAAGacctcaacaagagcctaCCTCCGACGAGAGCACCGCCCCCAACTCCTCCCAAGTCAGGATATGCTGGACCCGGAAGCGCAGATAGTGGCTATGCAGGTCTGAGCAATGGTACAGGTCCCGTCAATCAAGGACAGAGAGTGAGCATCGATAGTCTCAACAAGGAGCTGCCTCCATTACCAAGGAAGGATGGGACAGACGACAATGGAGTACGACTGGTAGCTTAGGTTGCGGCCAAGGTCAAACCAAGGAGTCACCTGCAGGTTTGTCGAGGAGGACAACGATGGATTCACGATTAAGAAAGCGAACGACGCAGATACATACACAAGGTTGACGAGCGACGGAACCATCGCCAACCACCAATGATGCATTAGAAAAGCGAGACACCTGGCGACACCCCTTTATTCACATTTCTATCACACTCTTGAGCTGGACCATTCCTTGACCAGCCTTGCATTATTTCCTTATTGTTATTCTGtcaatcaacatctttggCATACTGGACTCGGCCTCGGTCTATGAAAGCAAGTTTCTATTTCAGTCACATTTTCCTTTGTCAGCCACGAAGCAGAGAAGCACTCGGaaaggtggtggtgggtgGGCGAGCCGTCCGTATCGCCAGGTTCAAGGGCGGTCGGTGTCTCTGGAGCGAGTGCAGATATGGTTCCTTTTAtcaaaaaaagaagaagatatggATGATACCACCACGCTTAGCACGCTACGGTCTGTTTTTTATTCACTTTTTTCCTGGTCGTTAATCAATTCTTTGTTGACCGGCCCCCTTTTCACATGATATCTCGTTTTTGTCATATACTTATTGTCCTCTCTTGGGTTT
This region includes:
- a CDS encoding acyl-CoA dehydrogenase translates to MSKVFTTSDVASHKKPDDLYIIVDGDVYDVTKFQDDHPGGKKILQRVGGKDASKQFWKYHNEGILKKYKKQLQVGSLDSKPAAPEPKPEANAAPVPAVPTPKAVKTTQKEVSAKEEDAEALEPFGDQIPFADPAWYQSYHSPYFNESHAALRAEIREWVEKDIEPYVTDWDEAKEVPEEIYKEMGRRGYLAGLLGVKYPTQYVPQGIKSVPPEQWDLFHEMIITDELSRTGSGGFVWNIIGGFGIGCPPLMKFGKKELKDRIMPGILSGEKRICLAITEPDAGSDVANLTCEAKLSEDGKHYIVNGEKKWITNGIWADYFTVAVRTGEAGMNGVSLLLIERGEGVSTRRMPCQGVLSSGTTYITFEDVKVPVENLLGKQNQGFKVIMTNFNHERMGIIIQSLRFSRVCYEESVKYGSKRRTFGKKLIDHPVIRMKLAHMARQIEASYNWLENLIYQCERMGETEAMLRLGGPIAGLKAQSTLTFEFCAREASQIFGGLSYSRGGQGAKVERLYRDVRAYAIPGGSEEIMLDLSMRQSLRVAKAVGMKL
- a CDS encoding ATP-dependent RNA helicase DHH1 translates to MADQLADKLKSTQLSDGAPAASDEWKKNLNLPAKDNRQQTEDVTNTKGLEFENFALKRDLLMGIFEAGFEKPSPIQEEAIPVALTGRDILARAKNGTGKTAAFVIPTLERINPKVSKIQCLILVPTRELAMQTSQVCKTLGKHLGINVMVTTGGTGLRDDIIRLQDPVHIVVGTPGRILDLAGKNVADLSECPMFIMDEADKLLSIEFTPVIEQLLQFHPKDRQVMLFSATFPLSVKDFSDKNMVSPYEINLMDELTLRGITQYYAFVEEKQKVHCLNTLFSKLQINQSIIFCNSTNRVELLAKKITELGYSCFYSHAKMQQHARNRVFHDFRNGVCRNLVCSDLLTRGIDIQAVNVVINFDFPKNAETYLHRIGRSGRYGHLGLAINLINWDDRFNLYNIERDLGTEIQPIPASIDKSLYVYENPESIPRPISNMQRGQLPAAQGQQQPQTQQPQQYQQPQQMQQAGLPQQGQGNWQSQNPQHGNPHYSNGGRGRGRGRGYRGRGGQGAGGRGRGPPRDAQS
- a CDS encoding 1-phosphatidylinositol-4-phosphate 5-kinase codes for the protein MPSFLSDQDNSTIFSNNPDILNLDPTNQFGFVNKERVNGGSIRHARSDMINESFDESSISSTHASDVSDSTPAPMNGNSNSTRPTSMSSNSNGMSATATHTQQDDVNGVGKFGQQPMPNGTANLVDRTRQHSSDTNGINSNTASTNNHQQNNILSKPLPSEPQTTEGTSEKPPSRSFDGNHTLSLSPFPVEPRGSQSQTALSANNNTNTDAAQALHPRTNGAHRLSSPPIYNPSSAAASSTGHLQAPPGLKQRHTLDVPKYVPGRGSKDGMDTAQASGRFSPTNAGSSSGRRPSLSMGRRPTRSMQSDGPRDEIVPDEDALRWAEALRQKRASKRRRKEEEDDDRVLVGTKVDENHANWETAYNMLTGIRVSVSRTNAKLDRELTDADFETKQKSTFDIAGNELVPSAKYDFKFKDYAPWVFRRLRALFRLDPADYLMSLTGKYILSELGSPGKSGSFFYFSRDYKYIIKTIHHAEHKFLRKILKEYYQHVKDNPNMLLSQFYGLHRVKMPYGKKIHFVVMNNLFPPHRDIHTTFDLKGSTIGRDYREEDLEKNPRATLKDLNWLRRQRSLELGIQKKRMFLEQLQRDVALLKRLKIMDYSLLVGIHDVSRGNEENLRDKTLQVFNPGGEKSPDDEPNSVLLRTPSKLENQRKARELRQMIRQERPVPMGQSANKMPDELQEGQHRPGWVFGQDDGGFRATHEDNTPGDEIYYLGVIDCLTHYGIVKKIEHFWKGLSSDKTQISALPPDQYGDRFYHFIEGVTMSTEEAHREAERRHQEMIESQRSENRVSSWNSRRRSSQAVPPMPTHVPPPPPGPRSPEAQETLERANKEAERSERHGHTENQVPDRVLTTGTSRDNRDSLQHEPILPVVQEVGENGRDDTEAKPPKTSQDLNKSLPPTRAPPPTPPKSGYAGPGSADSGYAGLSNGTGPVNQGQRVSIDSLNKELPPLPRKDGTDDNGVRLVA